In one Plasmodium vivax chromosome 4, whole genome shotgun sequence genomic region, the following are encoded:
- a CDS encoding hypothetical protein (encoded by transcript PVX_003930A), producing MNLSVTIRGGLTGSDSETSQSGSKKHGSNVLHKTKLKRDVPEKRKGRNAAKKSKNLSPKLTSNISVSPSDKRNNLHALEGALSEVVDGNHQQGWRQYAHKFGLLGRLVSKGHAGSASSAGTPHGGSLKGTTHSGSNSQRSAKKSTQPKHSGSKLVRQDGKANTQEEKKKSHLTSLQKNVPPKKNKSFYSSNLNTPTVATGGKKSYKLSKLLTPLEKFGKNKKKNKASRNFLALKKGVNMSKGVSGKAEGEASPNGASQNGASPNGASPNGASPNGASPNGLPVEKTGSGEKRQEGDSADGAKQSVMASSSLGKGAEGENTQVDHLTGKAPEDQEDPSKEAPLERYTAEPTDPYFTKGEYDASKDILREQTSFYDAGKVSASLLPGYKEVTFEGVVQSEGKNNASATESGRLQRNAMYLPNRFYSPHNFNPIRSEGGPDGAYYINGLSTLDGCLFTSVDVSQGTIHKQYNIGVTYPYGVPFVDVQRGGGQSRE from the coding sequence ATGAACCTGAGCGTGACGATACGAGGGGGCCTGACCGGGTCAGATAGCGAAACTAGTCAAAGTGGGTCAAAAAAACATGGCAGTAACGTGCTGCACAAAACGAAGCTAAAAAGGGACGTTCcagaaaagaggaaaggaagaaacgcaGCAAAAAAATCTAAAAATCTGAGTCCCAAATTGACAAGCAACATTTCTGTCTCACCTTCagataaaagaaataacttACATGCGTTGGAAGGAGCCCTTTCTGAGGTGGTGGATGGGAACCACCAACAGGGGTGGAGGCAGTACGCACACAAGTTCGGCCTCCTGGGCAGACTCGTTTCGAAGGGGCACGCGGGGAGCGCCAGTTCGGCAGGAACTCCACACGGTGGAAGTCTAAAAGGAACAACGCACAGCGGAAGCAACTCGCAACGGTCCGCGAAGAAAAGTACCCAGCCAAAACACAGTGGAAGCAAGTTGGTAAGACAAGACGGTAAGGCAAACAcacaagaggaaaaaaaaaaaagccactTGACtagtttgcaaaaaaatgtacctccaaagaaaaacaaaagtttTTACTCGTCCAACTTAAACACACCAACTGTTGCCACCGGAGGGAAGAAGAGTTACAAACTGAGTAAGTTACTAACACCACTGGAAAAgtttgggaaaaataaaaaaaaaaataaagctagCCGAAATTTTTTGgccttaaaaaagggggtgaacATGTCTAAGGGGGTGAGCGGCAAGGCGGAAGGTGAGgcttccccaaatggggccTCCCAAAATGGGGCTTCCCCAAATGGAGCCTCCCCAAATGGAGCTTCCCCCAATGGAGCCTCACCAAATGGACTACCCGTTGAGAAGACAGGCTCTGGGGAGAAGCGCCAAGAGGGGGACTCCGCCGATGGAGCGAAGCAGTCAGTCATGGCATCATCTTCACTCGGGAAAGGAgccgaaggggaaaacactCAAGTAGATCACCTTACAGGGAAGGCACCAGAAGACCAGGAAGACCCGTCCAAAGAAGCACCCCTCGAGAGGTACACAGCAGAACCAACCGATCCCTATTTCACCAAAGGGGAGTACGACGCATCAAAGGATATACTTCGGGAGCAGACGAGTTTCTACGATGCAGGGAAGGTCTCCGCTAGCTTGCTGCCCGGTTATAAAGAAGTAACCTTCGAGGGGGTAGTTCAATCTGAAGGGAAGAACAACGCATCTGCTACTGAGTCTGGAAGGTTGCAAAGAAATGCCATGTACCTGCCCAACCGATTTTATAGTCCTCACAATTTTAACCCAATCAGAAGTGAGGGCGGTCCAGACGGGGCCTACTACATCAACGGGTTAAGTACGCTGGACGGCTGCCTCTTCACCTCGGTCGATGTGTCTCAGGGGACCATCCACAAGCAGTACAACATCGGGGTTACCTACCCTTACGGGGTCCCCTTCGTGGATGTGCAGCGGGGGGGCGGCCAGTCACGAGAGTAG